One genomic region from Rosa rugosa chromosome 1, drRosRugo1.1, whole genome shotgun sequence encodes:
- the LOC133726330 gene encoding uncharacterized protein LOC133726330, protein MGTEVQSKMYLPGYYSIPTLTNNAGHGGWSLLHENKTLKNGQQYDILPTRPVVDGFHGCSKEQVRQMILKHESIFKHQLNELHRLYERQKDLMNEIKSKELLKHQKEAATSQLPLFSSGLPLVNPDYHRPSMSTTGISSQSYCNSIGNTQQNSGGPSQSGVMKLQRRLFNLELPADEYISDGEEPEGVCLGPATENYPPIRRNEAQVSFNRIGEASGNNNSALSSGLYLERSYGLTTLNEPIQIDKMSASTNVYRGVWPFAKKFPENPQLGKDGGVSNLHGKNQSNQKEWLTNALKADQTRNSFGGSFGLRDSQKPCEPSETEARKACEPAKRTIFGIEISERDINPSGKASQSDVAAISESPPTWARPPSSLSHNRTSGQSNSLFNTSTHSNGASMMLQQNPEVIRDRLLVDCNSIPLTPGLGSEVSHHNGVCFRTKIESNELHSYHPSIRLGFPYADSSYSSASKDFTQHVPQWQYSSVGCRANAKPSPNVHDNKFHYRLRNQETPQGRLHWLEAASLCNGPLASAVDNDNSVGVGEQLKAQSLFSEKGLDNDNAYSGHQIDLNRCLTEEETRIAVQAPVIVATDVNVGEASEERKCTELFDSSHDGLFRVAAEALVAISSSQAHEMQENAAHGLDQEISACGEDDATVIDDSLLWFAEIVSSNEKNLEQTDNVVKVKGAMDYFEYMTLNMAETKLEQCCNVPSDNPKEVPLSKRPQRGQTRRGRQRKDFQRDVLPGIACLSRNEVTEDLQTFEGSIRASGSSWQSGLSQRNAGKVGGGRGRKRLGTCALPTSSAVQAAVSQPQMEQQPQCGKLQEPEERSMAVTGWGKRTRRPPRQRYLINSSPVSQK, encoded by the exons ATGGGAACTGAAGTACAGTCAAAGATGTATCTACCAGGATATTATTCCATACCGACTCTAACTAACAATGCTGGCCATGGTGGATGGTCCCTACTGCACGAGAACAAAACCTTGAAGAATGGGCAACAATATGACATACTCCCAACGAGGCCAGTTGTTGATGGATTTCATGGATGCAGTAAGGAACAAGTGAGGCAAATGATATTGAAGCATGAATCCATTTTCAAACATCAG CTCAATGAACTTCATCGTCTTTACGAAAGACAAAAGGACTTGATGAATGAGATCAAAAGCAAAGAACTGCTCAAACATCAAAAAGAAGCAGCGACATCACAATTACCTCTTTTTTCATCTGGTTTGCCCTTGGTTAATCCCGATTACCATAGACCATCTATGTCTACTACTGGTATCAGCAGCCAATCATATTGTAATTCTATTGGAAACACCCAGCAAAATAGTGGTGGCCCCAGCCAAAGTGGAGTCATGAAGCTTCAGAGAAGATTGTTCAACCTTGAACTTCCAGCTGATGAATACATCAGTGATGGAGAAGAACCAGAAGGTGTTTGCTTGGGGCCAGCAACTGAAAATTATCCTCCTATCAGAAGAAATGAGGCTCAAGTGTCATTTAATCGCATTGGTGAAGCATCTGGCAATAACAATAGTGCTTTGAGCTCTGGCTTGTATCTAGAAAGAAGCTATGGTTTGACCACTCTGAATGAACCCATTCAGATTGATAAAATGTCTGCGTCAACAAATGTGTACAGAGGTGTCTGGCCTTTTGCAAAGAAGTTCCCGGAGAACCCACAACTGGGAAAGGATGGAGGAGTTAGTAATCTGCATGGGAAGAATCAAAGCAACCAAAAGGAGTGGTTAACAAATGCTCTCAAGGCTG ATCAAACAAGAAATTCTTTTGGTGGAAGTTTTGGCCTTCGAGATTCTCAGAAGCCTTGCGAACCATCAGAAACTGAAGCTAGGAAAGCATGTGAGCCTGCCAAGAGGACAATTTTTGGTATAGAAATCTCTGAAAGAGATATAAATCCATCTGGTAAGGCTTCTCAGTCTGATGTGGCCGCCATTTCTGAGTCACCTCCTACTTGGGCAAGACCTCCAAGTAGCTTGAGCCACAACCGGACATCAGGTCAATCGAACAGTTTGTTTAACACCTCCACACACTCTAATGGGGCTTCAATGATGTTGCAGCAAAACCCTGAAGTTATCAGGGACAGATTGCTCGTAGATTGCAATTCTATACCATTAACTCCAGGTCTGGGATCTGAAGTGTCACACCACAATGGTGTTTGCTTTCGCACCAAGATTGAGAGCAATGAATTACACAGTTATCACCCTTCAATCAGACTTGGCTTCCCCTATGCAGACAGCAGCTATAGTTCTGCTTCTAAAGATTTTACACAACATGTTCCTCAGTGGCAGTATTCGAGTGTAGGTTGCAGGGCGAATGCAAAGCCTTCACCTAATGTGCATGATAATAAATTTCATTACAGACTGAGGAACCAAGAAACACCACAAGGAAGATTGCATTGGCTTGAGGCAGCTTCACTTTGTAATGGTCCACTTGCTTCAGCAGTTGACAATGACAattctgttggagttggagagcAACTGAAAGCACAGAgtttattttcagaaaagggATTGGATAATGACAATGCTTATTCAGGGCACCAAATAGACTTGAACAGATGTTTAACTGAAGAAGAAACTCGAATAGCTGTGCAGGCACCAGTAATAGTTGCAACAGATGTCAATGTTGGAGAAGCTTCTGAGGAAAGAAAATGTACAGAACTTTTTGATTCATCTCATGATGGTTTATTCAGGGTTGCAGCTGAGGCTCTGGTTGCCATCTCATCATCACAAGCTCATGAGATGCAGGAAAATGCTGCACATGGTCTTGATCAAGAAATTTCTGCTTGTGGTGAAGATGATGCAACAGTAATTGACGACTCCCTTCTTTGGTTTGCAGAAATAGTTTCTTCAAACGAAAAAAATCTTGAACAGACGGATAATGTGGTAAAAGTTAAGGGAGCGATGGATTACTTTGAGTACATGACATTAAATATGGCGGAAACCAAGTTAGAGCAGTGCTGCAATGTGCCTTCAGACAACCCAAAAGAAGTGCCGCTGTCAAAACGGCCACAAAGGGGTCAGACGAGGAGAGGGAGGCAACGAAAGGACTTCCAGAGGGATGTTCTCCCTGGTATTGCTTGTTTGTCAAGAAATGAGGTGACTGAGGATCTTCAAACATTTGAAGGGTCGATTAGAGCAAGCGGCAGCAGCTGGCAGTCAGGTTTATCACAGAGAAATGCTGGTAAGGTTGGCGGGGGAAGAGGGAGGAAGCGTTTGGGAACTTGCGCACTACCTACTTCTAGTGCTGTGCAGGCTGCAGTTAGTCAGCCCCAGATGGAGCAGCAGCCTCAATGTGGGAAGCTGCAGGAACCTGAGGAAAGAAGTATGGCGGTGACAGGTTGGGGTAAGAGGACAAGGCGTCCACCGCGGCAAAGATATCTGATTAATAGTTCTCCTGTTTCTCAAAAATAA